AAGGAAACTAATCCCCTTTTGTGTGTAGTTTGGATCGCTCTCCTAATTGGTGTTTGCTTCCGGAGCACAACATTGGTTCTCTCGGGGGCCATGTGGTGCCTTGATCACTATGCCAACAAATTTGGTTAACAAATGAGTTTAAAAGAATTAACTATGTGCCTTATTTTTGTTGGTGTTGGCAGAATTGACAAGCTGATGGATGGCCTTAAAGCCAAGTTGGAAACTGCTTACAAAGCCTCTGGTGGAAGGAAAGTTAACTTGATTTCCCATTCTATGGGAGGAATCATGATCCTGTGTTTCTTGTCTCTTCACCGTGATGTGCGCTTACAAAACTCATGCTATTTATACGATATATTGCATAGAGTTAGAGAAGAAAGTTATCCCATGTAGTTTGAAAATACTTACCAGTGAGTTTGGACATTGTTTTGGCAGGATTTTGTCAAATATGTGAATAAGTGGATTTGCTTGGCTTGTCCTTTTCAAGGTAATTCCTCTGTCTTTTTTTTTATGCTCTTCTTATCCTGCAAGTAGGTCATACTTATTGCTTATTGCTTAATACTACACAATAAATCGGAATCTTAATTGGGTATTTGGATGTGTGGAACTAAACTCACATCTTCTAACATTTCATATATTTTTGTTGTGCTATCAAATATTTTGATTACTCTATAAACACTCATTTAGGCAGAAACTCGCCCATCTTGAAAGTCGTACATATGGTAGTCCATGCTGCATAATTTCTTGACAATAATGCATTTCTTCAAATTTATGAAGTGATAATGCTAAGGCTAAATTATCTTGATTTTTCACTTCAAAGCTTCGTTTTTTTCTTTAGTTCATTATGTTCTTTGGTatgactttttttatttatggTCCAGAGTATAAATATAGTATGTGATGATGAAAGTTACAAAAGAATACAGTTGGTTGTAAAAATTCCCATACTCTGGGTCATGGGCTTAGCATTTTTTTCCCTATATACTCTTATTTTCCTCTTTTCTTGATTCCGTAACCTTCCGGATTTTACGTTCCTCATCAACAGGAGCCCCTGGATGCATCAATGATACTTTATTAACTGGACTTGAGTTTGTTGATGGCTTTGAAAGCTATTTTTTCGTATCAAGGTGGACTATGCATCAATTGGTAAATTCTTGATCTCAAGTGATTTGTACCGTCAGAATCTTTGTCTGTTTGAATTTAATCCTGGGATAGTTTTTCCTGACAAACTCAGAAAAGTATCCAACTATACTTGCAAAACCGTCACAATTTTCATGCTCTTTTTGTAACATTTTCCGAAGATTTGAGATAAACTTTCTTACCATGTTAGCTAGTTGAATGTCCATCAATTTATGAGATGATGGCAAATCCGGATTATAAATGGAAAAAGCAACCAGAAATTCATGTTTGGCAAAAGCAAACCAAGGAGGATGGGGAAAGCAACATCAGTTTGGAATCGTATGGACCAGTCCAATGTACATCTTTATTCGATGAAGCACTGAAGAACAATGAGGTACTAATCTGCACTTTTCTTCAGATTGATGAATGTAAGACGAACGGGTATATACAGGTCCAAAATCCAAATGTTAAATAAATTccttgtctttaattttgttaagtGATGCACAGTGAGGTGCTAATCTGCACTTTTCTCCACATGGTTGCTGCCTTCTTGCATCCTCAAGTATTTTCACATTTGATTtccatttgcttttattttaagATCTTATTCCTCCCGCAGTTTTAATTTCTCATATCCAGAATAGAGTAAATGTTTATCAAGCATGAAATGGAATGGTGGAATAATGGATAAATGGAAATAGAAATATCATTGTGAGCAGGGAAGTGAACAGAGCAGAGTTTAGGCCAATTATGGTTGGTAGATAGAAAATGAACAGAGCTTAGACCAATCTCAGGTTGAAATACTCAACCAGCCGGTTCAATTTGGTCCTATTCTCAACAGTAGTTCTAACTCAAGAAAAGGCTAAGCAAATGACATTGTGTGAATTTTATACTTAACACCAAGAAAAGGATTTTCAGTTCAGTATGAAAATGATACTACCCAATCTCCATCCTTGTCTAAGTTACTTTTCAATATTATTCTTTGCAGCTAACATATGATGGGAAGACGGTATCACTGCCTTTTAACTTTGATATCCTCGAATGGGCTGCTGGAACTCGAAAAGTAATAAACAATGCTAAACTGCCAGATGGGTTCAGCTTCTATAACATTTATGGAACAGCATTAGATACACCTTTTGATTGTTGGTATGTGAATTAATTGCTcatgaaaaaattaatatttttgttttcgttAATACCAATAAACAAGGCAAATGAAGTTTTAGGTTGAGAGATGAGAAAGTTAGGTCATAGGTGGAACCTGGATCTCGTACAAACTTGATATTGGGCTGTTTATAATTCttatctggactttactatgctcCAATATCAGGATTTTATACTATGAATTTTACTAGTCAGAATCGACTATTTCTTTATAAAATATTACTAGTAGAACTTTCTATCATAATTTTAGTCGTTATGAGAAGAATAATCTCATCCTCGACACATAAGAGGATAATAATCTTATGTGCAATATGCAATGCTCAAACGGTCAGAACTTTGTACAATGATTTTGCCTGACCTGTCTGTGTCTAATGCAGTTATGGTTCGAAAGAATCTCCAATAGAAGACTTAACTGACATATGCCACACCATGGTAAGCCATTTTGATCTCTTATATGACAAAGGTGGAGGTTACTAATAAGTTTATATTTCATTATAAAACGTATTTCATTGATTCTGTTTTATATCTCAGTCAAGAGCCTTGAGCAATTATGATAATCCTAAAATTAACACTCATATCCTTTACATGGTGTTTCTTTTTAGAATAAACAATAAATGTCATGAGGAAGGACATACTATTCAGTAGTGTTCATAATGAAAACTATGATATTATTTGGTAGAAGCTCAGTCTTTATTGATGAAATAATGATGCAACAATGAACTCAAATATGTTTGGGTGATAGAAGATTGtatgcctttttttttctttttcttccttggagcagtttctttttcttggttttaacCAACAAGAATAAGGAGGTCATGATTCTAGGGCAGGCTGCTCTTTTTCCTTCATGTATGTAGTTACAACGGAACTTGTTATTGCCCTTGCATTGTTTGGTCATGTTTGTTTATCAGGACTTTATGTCACTTATAAGACGAGGTCTAATGACTGGTGCAACTTTAGCCATTTTAGTTCTGTATCGTCCTGTTTTATTTCCTAGGAGGGTTTTGTGCATGCACTTGTATATATGAAAAACTTTTTTGATATTTTCAGCCGGAATATTCTTATGTGGATGGAGATGGAACAGTTCCTTCTGAATCAGCCAAGGTATTTCTTTGATCTCTCAGGCGTTCTGCATGTTCACTCAACTGTAATCTGTAGCTAACTGCTTTGCACACTGCTGTAATGAATGGTTGTAGATGTTTGTTCTTGGAGCGTGCATTTAATATGTTTAGAAGCATGCAAGAATGTCTCTATATGAATGCTAATAATTGTGTGATTTAGATGCTAGTAAAAATTATTTATGAAGGTTTCATGTCATGAATTTGACTAGTTTTGTTTTGATTAGGCTGATGGACTTGAAGCCATTGCAAGGGTGGGAGTAGCTGCTGCTCACCGCGAATTACTACGACACGAGAGAGTCTTTGAACTCATAAAAAAATGGTTAGGTGCAGAGCCAACAGATACCAAGAAATCCAAGACATCAAAGGTTGCAGATGCTGATCCAGTTAAGCCTATGGTTCTATAAATTTGTTGCATTGTAAAACTAGAAATTTATTATTAGGTGATTATGGAGCACATATGATTAGTCATACCTGTGTGTGTAccatattgataaaaaaaaaaaatacagtatCATTACTCCATATTATATTCTCTTCAGGAAAAATTTGGAAAGACTATGGTACTGGTATTAGGGTGAAATAATGTAGTTTTGGTACATATTTAGGCAATCCAAAATTACATGGGTATGGTACTTCGTTATTCATTGTGTAACGTTGTATTGTATTTTGGATGTACAATAACACTATTTGAGGTCTAATGGTTAATGCACTTCTTTTGATAATGGTGATTTGATTAACTTTGCACGTACAAAAAGGCTTTATCATCATGAAGTTGGTGTGTGGAAACATCTCAAACTTCaatttctatgtttttttttaataaaaaaagacctTGTTAACAAATCTTCTAAAGACATTCCTTATAAGAACATCGCATATaggaaatttgaattaaaaatcaaaattaattataattttttaaagttttctatggAAAATCTAAAATTGTTCACTTTTATCTTTTTAACTAaagtatttataatatataattttgaaaatgATCACTTAATGTATGACTGTTAAGGAATTAATTATGGTGTGaacttttttcctttattttttaacaattttaagCTGTGAACTTAAATGCAAATACGTCTTTCtttaaattgatagatttttaaCAATTAGAGATATGTATAAATAAACAATAAACATACTAAA
The sequence above is drawn from the Arachis hypogaea cultivar Tifrunner chromosome 4, arahy.Tifrunner.gnm2.J5K5, whole genome shotgun sequence genome and encodes:
- the LOC112797598 gene encoding phospholipase A(1) LCAT3, translated to MPMTLCPCFGDRNTDDDEPADRDPVLLVSGMGGSILNSKPKKFGFTTRVWVRFFLADLEFRKKIWSVYNPDTGYTETLDQKSDIVVPEDDHGLYAIDILDPSLFTKCIHLTEVYHFHDMIDMLVGCGYKKGTTLFGYGYDFRQSNRIDKLMDGLKAKLETAYKASGGRKVNLISHSMGGIMILCFLSLHRDDFVKYVNKWICLACPFQGAPGCINDTLLTGLEFVDGFESYFFVSRWTMHQLLVECPSIYEMMANPDYKWKKQPEIHVWQKQTKEDGESNISLESYGPVQCTSLFDEALKNNELTYDGKTVSLPFNFDILEWAAGTRKVINNAKLPDGFSFYNIYGTALDTPFDCCYGSKESPIEDLTDICHTMPEYSYVDGDGTVPSESAKADGLEAIARVGVAAAHRELLRHERVFELIKKWLGAEPTDTKKSKTSKVADADPVKPMVL